In Clostridium novyi, one genomic interval encodes:
- a CDS encoding MOSC domain-containing protein, giving the protein MAKVIAVNISEKKGVVKHPIEKGFFRKNHGLEGDAHAGNWHRQVSLLAKESIDKMKKLGLDKLSAGDFGENITTEGIVIHELPIGTKLKIGETEMEVTQIGKKCHNGCEIKKLVGDCIMPREGIFTIVIKEGEIKPGDEIKIIKY; this is encoded by the coding sequence ATGGCAAAAGTTATAGCAGTAAACATAAGTGAAAAAAAAGGAGTAGTAAAACATCCTATAGAAAAAGGTTTTTTTAGAAAAAATCATGGTCTTGAAGGAGATGCACATGCGGGAAATTGGCATAGACAAGTAAGTCTTCTTGCTAAAGAAAGTATAGATAAAATGAAAAAACTAGGATTAGATAAGTTGTCTGCAGGAGATTTTGGAGAAAATATAACAACTGAAGGAATAGTTATTCATGAGCTTCCTATAGGTACAAAATTAAAAATTGGAGAAACTGAAATGGAGGTTACTCAAATAGGTAAGAAGTGTCATAATGGTTGTGAAATTAAAAAACTAGTTGGAGATTGTATAATGCCAAGAGAAGGTATATTTACAATAGTAATTAAGGAAGGAGAGATTAAACCAGGGGATGAAATAAAAATTATTAAATACTAA
- a CDS encoding uracil-xanthine permease family protein: MGIENKKSELRYKLHEKPPLKTSILLAFQTILTGFGGIVAVPLVVAGTLGLPFDEITFWVSCALFVAGIVTIIQSHGLGKIGSRLPIVMGTSFAFVGVSITVGKNYGIAEIFCATIVAALVEIILSKFIRPLKKFLPPVVTGTVVTLIGLTIIPVAIDWLAGGVGMPNYGSIKNILVGLTVMIIIILLNQFGNEFLSSASIVIGIICGYILAAFTGMLDFTSVESASIFSFPRPFKYGCKFNIAAILAFIPVYLATTVETVGDTLAIGAACEHEVTGEELSSGVLCDGFGSILAGIFNSGANTSFSQCSGLINVTGVASRFVTILAGGLLIIAGLIPKFGAIVAVMPNPVLGGAGVIMFGMIAGAGIKMLGEVKFDRRNMLVVSVSLTLGLGVMFKPDILRQFPTAIQTIFGSGVTTGTISAILLNIILPKNNSINKDLNKQKSINS; encoded by the coding sequence GTGGGAATAGAAAATAAAAAAAGTGAGTTAAGGTATAAACTTCATGAGAAACCGCCTCTAAAGACTTCAATATTATTAGCATTTCAAACTATTTTAACTGGATTTGGGGGGATTGTTGCAGTTCCCTTAGTAGTAGCTGGAACTTTAGGACTTCCTTTTGATGAAATTACATTTTGGGTAAGCTGTGCTCTTTTTGTTGCAGGAATAGTTACTATTATTCAATCCCATGGACTTGGTAAAATAGGCTCAAGACTACCTATTGTAATGGGAACGTCCTTTGCTTTTGTTGGAGTATCTATAACCGTTGGAAAGAATTATGGCATAGCAGAAATATTTTGTGCTACCATAGTAGCTGCTTTAGTTGAAATTATTTTAAGCAAATTTATTAGACCTTTAAAAAAATTTCTACCACCAGTAGTAACTGGTACAGTAGTTACTTTAATAGGACTCACAATAATACCAGTTGCAATAGATTGGTTAGCTGGGGGAGTTGGAATGCCTAATTATGGATCAATAAAAAATATATTAGTTGGGCTTACTGTAATGATAATTATAATATTACTGAATCAATTTGGAAATGAGTTTTTAAGTTCAGCATCTATTGTTATTGGAATCATCTGTGGTTATATATTGGCGGCTTTTACAGGAATGTTAGATTTTACATCAGTAGAATCTGCCTCAATTTTTTCATTTCCCAGACCATTTAAATATGGCTGTAAGTTTAACATAGCAGCCATTTTAGCATTTATCCCTGTATATTTAGCAACAACCGTTGAAACTGTAGGAGATACATTAGCTATTGGAGCAGCTTGCGAACATGAAGTAACAGGGGAAGAATTATCTAGTGGAGTCTTGTGTGATGGCTTTGGAAGCATACTAGCTGGAATTTTTAATTCAGGAGCTAATACAAGTTTTAGTCAATGTTCAGGACTTATAAATGTTACTGGAGTTGCAAGCCGCTTTGTAACTATACTTGCAGGAGGATTACTTATAATAGCTGGTTTAATACCTAAATTTGGTGCCATAGTAGCAGTTATGCCTAATCCAGTTTTAGGTGGAGCTGGTGTTATAATGTTTGGAATGATAGCAGGTGCAGGTATTAAAATGTTAGGTGAGGTAAAGTTTGATAGAAGAAATATGTTAGTTGTATCTGTTTCTTTAACCCTTGGCCTTGGAGTAATGTTTAAACCAGATATATTAAGACAATTTCCTACTGCAATTCAAACTATATTTGGTTCAGGTGTAACAACTGGAACTATATCTGCCATACTATTAAACATAATTTTACCTAAAAATAATTCAATTAATAAAGATTTAAATAAACAGAAAAGTATAAATAGTTAA